In the Ctenopharyngodon idella isolate HZGC_01 chromosome 21, HZGC01, whole genome shotgun sequence genome, aacacaaaggaagatattttgaagaattttgtaaccaggccgttttggggcaccattgacttccatagtaggaaaaaaaattactacggaagtcaatggtgccccaaaactgttcagttttccacattcttcaaaatatcttcctttgtgttcaacagaacaaagaaatttatacaggtttggaacaacttaagggtgagtaaatgatgacagaattttcatttttgggtgaactatccctttaaagggttagttcacccaaatgaaaattctgccataatTTCCTCACCCTTATGTCGCTCTAAACACctaagactttagttcatctttgtaacacaaatgaagatatttttgatgaaatctgagagctttctgtccctccattgacagtctacgcaactaccactttcaagccccagaaagatagtaaagacatcataaagtactccatgtggtttaacctcagttttatgaaaCGATGCGAGtactttgtttgtgcaaaaaacaatttaccacttaatttacaaaatataaatctcCAACAGTATGTTTTAAACCACtagagtcacatggagtactttatgatgtctttactatctttctggggcttgaaagtggtagttgcgtagactgtaaATGGATGGACCGAAATCACTCGGATCTCAtcacaaatatcttaatttgtgttctgaagatgaacaaaagtcttgtgggtttggaacgacatgaaggtgagtaattaatgacagaattaaatttttgggtgaactaacccttttaatgttaaaaatctcAAAATGGCCAAAAATCAGACGTTTGACTGGTCAGGCTAATATATTGTGGTGGGCAATATATTGGTTAAAACTATATACTGCactttagggaaaaaaaaaataaaaaatatatatatataatttttttttttttttttttttttttttttacagaaaaatccTGCAGTAAAAACCTATTAATTGTTATCTTAACATATATGGTGAAACATTGTAAAAGGTTTAACATcacattatatgtaattttacagtacaaaactgaaatttgtttttttccgttttgtgttttctgttttaccaCCTGTATTATGGTGGTTATCACTATGTTTTAAGGTAAAAGGCAGATTTTCATAGTTCAAGTagattattaaagggttagttcactctaaaatgtaaattctgtcattaattactcaccctcatgtcgttccaaacctgtaagaccttcgctcatcttcagaacacaaattaagattttttttgatgaaatcagtgAGCTGTCTGACCtctgatagactgcaacgttatcACCATTTcaaaggtccagaaaggtactaaagacattgttaaaatagtccatgtgactacagtggttcaaccttaatgttaggaagcgacgagaatactttttgtgcgcaaaaataacggctttattcaacaatttcttctcttccctgtcagtttCCTACATTATTCACGTAGTAagcacagtgcagcacttctaCGTCataacgccgactcattattggccggcacCTGCGttagcatcacacacatgcgccgtgctgctcacgtgtacggCATCGGCCAAAGTGAAGGAGAATgacggaagagaagaaattgtcgttaattttgtttgttctttgcgcacacaaagtattctcgtcacttcataacactaaggttaaaccactgcagtcacgtggactattttaacaatgtcttttctgggccttgaaagtggttataacgttgcagtctatcggaaGCCAAAAAGCTtacagatttcattaaaaatatcttaatttgtgctccaaagatgaacaaaggtcttacgggtgtggaacgacatgagggtgagtaattaatgacagaaatttcatttctggatgagctaaccctttaatagtgcTGTGATGTGGTCACCCTTTCCACCAATGACAGCTATTCTTCTTGCACTGTTTGGTGATGCAAGTCTATGAAGAGTTATCCTGAGGTGATGTGTCAATGCTAGAAACTGTTGTACATGTGTATGCTTGTAATGTCAGTTAATTACCACCTTCAGGTCAAGCCCCTCTCATACGGCTACATCCCACGTTTTCAAAAGCCTCAAGTGGGTTCCTGAAACGCCCTATGAAGAAGTGGTCGAGATCTCATGCCAAATGTTGTCAGCTCAGTAGTGTTCTCTGCTCAGCCTCGGTTTTGAAGCATTTAGgccaaatgtttcaaaaaacatcCACTTTTCACCAATATATTCATCCAGGAAGAAATGAGCTATTTTTACAGAACTTTCTCTCCGTCTTGGCCTTGACAACTGGATGGCGTTGTCTGAACGAACCGCCAGCCAATTTTGCATCTTGCCGTCTTCTCTGTCTTCAACCATCCCTTTCTACCCTTCACTTGccgttttcttttttcttttcttcttctttttggtGATGTATTCCAGTCAGTGTTTTCTGGCCTAGCTCAGCGGATGCACTTAATAAAATGACAGACGTAATTTGCTTTTGTCACCGGGTCTCGCCGCCGGCCCGCCgcctcaaaaatacagtattagAGGGGAGAGAATGTGTGTGTCGAGTCTAATTCTTTTCTCTATTTTCCAGAGAGATGCTTTTTCCATTAAGCTGAAGGAAGCAGCCCTGGCAGCCCCATTTACAGCTGCCCAGCTCCGCCCCTGCTATAAGCAGCTCCCACATCACCCTGCAGAAACAAGAAATTAACATCAGCATGACACTTTTTCATTAGCCTGTCCCTCACTTTTATTAGAATTATGCTACACCCCGATCTTTCCACCCCTCTGGCTTCCTTGCTGGTTGCACCCCCCATTCCTTTTCCCGTGGTCTAATTTTTGCGCGCGTGTCAGAGAAAGCCTTACCTTGAGCATATGTAGAGAATTGCACCATGGCGTCGTGATTGAAGCCTGTTAAAACCGGCGTAATTGACGTAAAATATGACATATTGTCACAGGCGGAGACGGATCTTACGGCAGGCGGCCCGGGCTGGCAGCATGTTTGATTAATGGAGAAGCGTCTCATGCTCTCCCTCTTTTTTTCCTCGCtgtctaacacacacacacatacacagttgattttatgaaaaatgaatTCCGCAACGCCATGTCGTCCCGACAAGCGAGCAGGCCACAGACGGAAAGCGGCTATTAGCTAGAATCATTATCAATAGTGATATTTTCAAACTCCATTACGGCAATCAGGCCGTGAATTTATTCAGTGCGTTTAGTTCATTTGGCCATAATTGATAAATAATCAAAATTTATCAATGTACTCGCACTGCGTTTTCACTAACAATCAAGCAAAAGTGGCCCATTTGCCACCTGACTTAGTCCAAATTAGGGACTAAATTGATGATCAGTTAATCCTAGTAGGGGCAGTACAGTGTctttgtgagtgtgtgcgaTGGAGAGGGAGACAGATGCGGTTAAAAGACAGATTAGCGTAGCGATCAGGATGTAGCTGATGCAGTTTTGCACTGTGGCTAACAAGTATGCAGCTTTTCTGAGATTGACAGTAGATAATCATTATGGAAGAGAGAATTGGGAGTTAGGAAATGTTGGGATAGAGACTGTTTACAGTAAGATACAGTAGAATGAATTAGTGTTTGTTCATGGGTTGAAATTATGTGGGGGATAAGAAGTTTGTTAGGGCCTTGATGTTTCATTTTGTCTAAGTTTATGTTGTTTCAAAGATAgctagtgattttttttctttttctttttttatatagacTTGAGATATAACTGTATAACTGAAATCTTTTATCATGCTATGAGGCGTTTTATGACGCTGTAGCAGTATATATCACAGCATAGTATATGCTGgaaattcaacaaaaaatattttacatatcacataaccattttgtaattatttccCCATTTgtgctcttttttttattttatttatttatttggtgcaACTTGATAAATACCAACATTAGCAAAGTATAAAACTGCTGGCTTCGGGATAATAGAACTTCTAGTTTCTCCTTGTGTAGTGAGTTTTAGTAGTGTGCAGTAAGTACAATactaaaagtttgggattggtaagagtgttttaatattttttgaaagaagtctctcatgttcaccaaggctgaatttatttgatcaaataaattttaaaaatgtaatttattcctgtgatgaagctgaattgtcagcatcattactctagtcttcagtgttacatgatccttcagaaatcattgtgatatgctgatttgctacttgagaaacatttcttattattatcaattatcaAACTGTTGTTCTGCTTACTATTTTTGTGAATACTatgtttcaggattctttgataaatagagaaaaaaaagttcaagagaacagcattaatttaaaataaaccttttgtaacattatagatgtctttattgtcatttctgatcaatgtaatgcatccttgctgattaaaagtattctcttaaaaaaaaaaaataaaaatcttcaaACCCcgaacttttgaaaggtagtgtatttGTTCAAATTCTGCAATATTGTCTACATCTCACTTGTAATCTTTTTATGTATATTTCAGCctaattaaaaattgtttaaatttctgtCAAATCGGTTGCAATTAAAAAGATGTGAAACTTCAGGACATTAGAAGTTGATTCTCTGGTTTTGGTGTATGTAAGTGGCTTATTTGTATTTTGAGAGCTCTGCAAGTTAGCTAGTTGTTTGACTTCATGGCAGTAAATTCCTGACAACATTGGTTGGACAAATAAGTACCGAACTTTTTTCAGTAGAACTCACCCCTCTCCATTGttttctctatctctctctctctcagtttgGCCAAAGAGGAGGTGTTGTACATAAAGGAGGCAAAGCAACAGGAAGAGAAGATTGAGCGTCTCAAGGCGGAGGCAGGAGACGAGTATGTAATCAAGAAACAGGTAAGAAGAATAAACCACCTAAAACAACACACAACCTGATGAGACTCACTCATTTAAAGGACCAAAAAAGTACTATGATTGGGGTTCAGAACTGAGgaaattcagtgttttttttttaaaactccaGTCAGGGacacatttacttatttttatttaaaaatatttgcatgtttcTGACAGACAGCACATTTCATTGCGCATCATATGAGATGTGTTGgtcttgcattttttttttttttttttttttttttttttttttttgctttggtAGCTTAATGTGAGAAATATTCCACgtgtcaacaacaaaaaatacttcAGGCATCCTAGATAAACTTTCGATGGTAAATATTCCACAGAAGTGAAAAAATCACTTGCATCACTTACATCAGAATTCTGTAACGTTTATTTAAAGCTGATTATGTAAGGAATAAtatccctgaaaataattgcacacctctCAAGCTTTCAACAGCCCTGTAGTATAAATTATCAATAAAGTTACCAGCCAACTGGTCAATTTTAGTCACATTTAGCACTTTGTAAGAGTTAATTTTCCCCTCTGGATGTAGAACATTCTCCGACTGTAAAGAGAGTAAGTCGTCAGAGTTAATATCTGAACGCTGGTACCGGTCAGTTGTTCTGCCTTAAAAGGAACAGAGCTGATTCAGTATGGCAGCGCTGTGGGTGAGATCAGGGTTAGTTTATGTGCTGATgcaaaattaatgatgttatGTAACTTTAGAGGAGTTTTGTAATTAACAACACATGCTACCAATTTAGAGAATCTCAAGGAGTAGTGGACCATGTTCTCTCTCTGTCCTTATTCTCTACTTCATCTTCTCTCCGGAGTGAATGCCTATCCAGctctgttttaaagggatagatcagaCAAAAATGACAGTCATGTCATGATTTGTTCATCTTCATATCTGATGACAGAGTTGAGGGTGGGGtcaggttagttcacccaaatatgaaatttctgtcattaattacttaccctcatgtcgttcctcacccgtaagaccttcgttcatcttcagaacacaaattaagatattttaatgaaatccgagaggtttttttttatcctccattgaaagcaacgaaattaccatcattcaatttttgggtgaacttaccctttaaagTAATAGGCACAAAAGTGCTCTCAATCTCAGAGAGGATGTTGTTTTCTAGCTGATGTTTTTATGTGAAAGAATTCTTCTGTTTTTGTAATAGTACAAAGCCAGTAAAATCTCTTAAATGTCTTAAACAGTTGGAGGTGTTGCAAGAGTCAAGAATGATGATCCCAGACTGCCATCGTCGTTTAGCTATGGCCCACGCTGACCTACAACAGCTGTTGGTGAGaatatcaaacacacacacacaaaaagttttAGGTTTGTCTTATCTAGTGTTCATTTTGtcagctatattttttttttagttttagtcctTTGTCAAATGTACTTTGTTTGTATcatatttagtttttgtttagtcaagttttaaatgtcTGGCCATTTTAGTCTAATTTTAGTCAATGAAAACTTGatgaaaacaatgaaaacattttcgCCATGTTGCATAATGGTTAAATTgataattatgattattttgctcaatTATAATCGCAACGATTGTTCTCATGGTTGCCAGATCGCATAGATTAAGTAAAATACAGAGGAAAAAATGTGTCcttttaacagaaaagctctGATTGGGTGATTTAAGCTTGTGATATCTGGCCATGCAAACATGAAAGCTCATAGTAGAGGCTCATAGAGCTGTCTGTAatattttgtctctttttttctacaaaaataaagaGCTTTTGgtaaagtttatattttttaaatacatttctcGTCCTTTTTCGTAAATGATACTGCTTCTTAATACATCTGCATTTTACAGCAgcatttacattacttttaattaaCATCGTTTCAAGTACATGTTGCTTTTTTCTGTTAAAGTAGCAGTTTCTGTTCATATTTGTGACATTCAaattagggttgtcaaaagtgcCAACTTCGGTAcgaagtcggtactgaaatttaaaaaatgtgatgataccagcatttccccctagcattttgagcgctgttgagcggattcttaaacacttctgattgACCAATGTGTTTATGAGCttaacagatatgtctgtgattggctacaatgatcaacgcttcaaatacatgttgtaaatagacatctttgatgctcttcaagCGCATAAACACAattgccaatcagaggtgtttaagaatccgctcaacagcactcaaaatgctagggggaaatgctggtatcatcacattttttttaaatttcagtaccgacttggtaccgaagtttGTAATTTTGCTAATTTTCTTCAATTTTTGGCTGaaaaccaacaacaaaaaacactttataccattttgacaattttcacattaaaaaaaaaaaaaaaaaaaaaaaaaaagttttcagtggCTAAAATGTCTGTGCATCCCGACCAAAAATGCATATACAGTTTGTCTTCTCACATTGCTAGCCTTGAAAAGGATTAGCCATATAAAGAagtaataacaataattcatattgtctaaaaaaaaaaaaaaaggtattcatCAACTGAATATTGGCAAAACAGGTGTTTGGATCAGTTCTAAGCACAGGGCATCGTGACATGGCAGGTttatgtgtgtgagaaagatgTCTGTTCATGAGATATGCACTAGGGAGACAGTGCCATCCGTTTCCTGTTTGTTGACATTTAGAGGAAGTACAGGATTACAGGGGTCACATTAATTAACAGAAAACAGAGAGATGAAATGAAAAGCTGTAATGGTACAGGTGCATTTTACAGGTGCGCTCCTATTagtgtgttttaataaaaatggttTCCAAATCCCCTACTATTTTGTGTCAGTATAAAACTTGCTGTCAGGTGCACACCAGCTCACtgaggcacacacacacacacacacacacacacacactcac is a window encoding:
- the tbca gene encoding tubulin-specific chaperone A, whose protein sequence is MADPRIRQIKIKTGVVKRLAKEEVLYIKEAKQQEEKIERLKAEAGDEYVIKKQLEVLQESRMMIPDCHRRLAMAHADLQQLLETEEELAEMEEYKEARTVLESVKLEG